TAAAAGATATTTGGAACAACGTGTTAATAATAACATAATCAGTATGCAGTAGACTTCTGGTATAGAAAGTTTCTAAATTTTACACCAATATAACTCTGTTGTGTAGATTGCATTTTCTCCAACTGATTACAAGGTGGCGGCGAAGAAAGTGACTTTTGCAAGAACTAGGCTAGATTTACTGTACACACCTGAGCCCATGTAAAATTAAAATCAGTCATAAATAAAACTGTGACTCGAACTTGGGGCCTTCTTCTTCTTTATGTGAGGCAACAGTACTACACACTGAGCCATCTTGCTGCCTAACAAAGGAACAGGGTTTGGGAATTTCAGATTAGGAATGAGTTTGGTTATGTTTTATTATAGTCTCTGTAAAATCAGCAATAAATATGTCAATTGTCTATAACATTTTTCACCAATCTTGTGAAAGATCAGAAAATAAAGAgtgtttaacctcctgagaccaggACAAGATTTATGTTTGCATTTTCTATTTCTGTTTATGGTTTGAAATTAGTAGCACCTGATAACCATGCAAACAAAGCAATTTCTTTGAACAGCAAATAGCCTAAAAATTTATGTTCTCAGGGCTAGCAGGTCTATGATTTGGaattttacttaaagggatagttcactcaaatcaTTTagtcaacctcatgccatcccagacgtgtatgacttttttcttccgcagaacacaagttaagatttaatagaatatgtcagctctgaaggtccatacaatgcaggtgaatgagttccaaaatgttgacactaaaataaGAAAGTAAAGCCATCATAaagataatccataagactccagatgttaaatccatatcttcagaaaagaTATGATAGGTCAATAGTTAGAGagaaattcttctctcttcccagtagggggcatatacatgaagaatgtgaatcaccaaaaacacaagaagaagaatgtgaaagttacaGGGGTGTAAAAAATACTCTATTATACTTCAGTGAAATTATGGATACTTACTAAATATTTTATTCAgttaaaagtccaagtatctagccaaaaacatacttgagtaaaaatgaaattgtacttaagtattaataAAGTGAAAGGTGACTTTTTCCCttgctagaatgaaatcaagagaggatATTGGGTGAGAGAggttattttaaattgaattggtTTGTTAAGTcacctttttactgtctctgatgATTGTCATATTCCTCCCCCAGTGGCATTCGCAACCTTGTCATAGAATCATGTTGCAATAATTAAatgtttgctaaataattttcacGTGCTCTGTTGTACGTATCGCgaaagtttcctggtgaaatgaacactagagtcaagtcaagtcaacctttatttatagatcacatttaaaaacaacagaagttgacccaaagtgctttacatcaaacaaataaatatacaatgagAGTGCACGATCGCCCTTAGATCTAtcactagaggcactaaaacaacaatgacttttatcccctttcactcaaatcacgagTCAAACAGCAAATTATCAGATCATACTTacgtttcactctgttcctcacacaatgctatcttattacacataaacacttttactatagcacacaacacattttaatgttttcattacataacaaactacatttataagcttgtttaagtgtgatcacactgcgcagtagctcaactgatagagtgttgcatatGTGATACAGAGGACCGGGATATGAGAACCGAAGAGCACACAAGAtgacacgtgagccaaaagtgtcatagaagtaccacaaaatgacacaattgtgtttttcatctcacatttgcttttctgacactatcggttatgtttaggtttaaggtttagggtagggaggtgggTTTTGATGATTTAGATCTCAATAAAAATgttaccttaaaaacctcatctctTTGGGAGAACATTgcactcacttttagcgccacacaatggacatttcacctcggaactgccctGAGACTTGTAATGAagcatatcattttattttttgccacaGTCACATGATGTTCGTTGCATGGGAGAAGTCACTTACGGATTGCTATGTCATAGCACCCAGCCCCTTGAGacataaagattaaaaaaattccaAATAAGCCTTGAAGAATGATAGTAATGTTGTTGGGTTTGGTGAATTGTTTTCTGAAGTTTGCTGccaaaccttgctgttgagcagatggatgaattaaaaaaaaattataattactatttACTCAGATTCCATTAATTGTATAATTAATATCATCATTATCACtgctggttttatagttattattataatcaatAATTGCCTAACAACAAtatcaacaataaaaatacagCAAATAGGTAGAAATtcatgatttaaatatgaaggcaaattacatgtacacatttaattatgaaagccttttgttatatatatatatatatatatatatatatatatatatatatatatatatatatatatatatatatattcaatgtgAATGAActtcataactgtccaatctgtagaagtagcaggcATTTAAAATATAGTTTAGGACAAAAACTGTCTGTGTTTCTCGCTTAATGCTCATAGTTTTTAATGAATTCATCACATTCAGTCAAGTGGTCACATACGGTCTAGTCACACAAATATTTCAACGTATCCGAAGCTCATATCAGATCAAAAATTCTGTCTCTGCAGATGGCTTTAACTCAAAACAGCGGTCGTGTTACTCTGGTCTGTCATCTGTCATTTGTTAGTTGTAGTGAAAAGCAATGATTGGAAAAATGTCTAATatatttcaagtttaaataaaattgtaaggagtaaaaagtactgtttttttttttttttggaatgtaATTACATACAAGTATTCAGTTTAAACTGCACTTAAGTATATATCcccaaaaataataaagtatttttactaaataattttacacccctggaaagtgaaagttaatgtggagattgactgagcaggaaggagaatttatagtaaaacaattactaaaatatcgatctgtttctcacccacaactatcgcttctgaagatattgatttaacctttggagtcatatggattacttttatgctaacctaatatatatgatttttggagcttcaaaatgttggcacccattcaaatgcattgtatggaccttcagagctgagaaattcttctaaatgtcttcatttgtggtctgctgaataaataaagtcatatacatataatacacatctgggatggaataagggtgagtaaatgatgaactattgtgaaccattcctttaataccaagctatagaaagtcagttgTGATTATCAGATTGtttattacaatgtttttttcttctttggcaACACAAACTCAATGTTCTCTCTATGtcttgtcaaacaaacaagtggtaGGCAGTGCTGTAGCATATGAAAAATCAGAAATTAGCTTAATCAATTCTGAATCAAAGTAATGGTCAACATAGTCCAATGACTGCCAACCATGTTTAATTCAAAGTAAGCTTAATTATTACTGAATCTATTGTACTGTTTTAAAGTACTGTGTACTGATCAACATGCTGTAGCCCAATGACTACCAATCATGTTGATTGGTACAAATGTCATCTGCAGCCTGGAATTGAACTTCTAAACTGACAtgatgttaaaaaaacaaacaactcgTTCCTGGGATGAATTTGTGTTTAATTTCTTCATGGAAACAttaaaaaggaatgttccggTTTCAGTACTACTAAGTTATgatcaattgacagcatgtgTTATCATGTTCATTATATCGGTTAAATAATTTCTACCTGTccctgttttattttaaataaaacaaaaatcgcAGTTACATTacgtaaggcacttacaatggaagttaatgaggccagtccataaccactaaaatactcaatgtttcaaaagaatagccacaagatgtaagcgttatatgtgttaacaagacttttgtttgaaaaaaatcacttacgaGCCTTaccagtgtaaagttatatccaatacctGGATTTCTGCATTACATCATTGGCACATCATGTCAATGAAGTTTTtatattagatataactttacaaaaattaggttgagtaaattctagagactgttgtgtgtgaaaatcccagaggatcagcagttacagaaatactcaaaccagcccatctggcaccaacgatCATGAAACGGTCTAAATCATTGAgaaacatttttccccattctgatggttgatgtgaacattaactgaagcacctcacccatatctgcatgattttatgcactccactgctgccacatgattggctgattagattgttggtgcaagacaggCTGTaaatgtaactgctgatctcctgggattttcacacacaacagtctctggaatttatgcagaatggtgccaaaaacacaaaatgagtgagagaggtcaacagaaaatggccagattggttccaACTGAcacagtctacggtaactcagataattgttctgtacaattgtggtgagaagaatagcatctcggtATGCTTTTCTGAGATGTAGGTTGGCACTGTgttgatggcatgagggggacctacataatattaggcaggtgattttaatgtggctgatcggtgtatataatgTTAACATcctgtggcaatacttttgaaacagtgagaattttttaatttatgactggccccatttacttagtttgtatgtttttattattattattattattattattatttgaataaacgtgggacaaatacattttgtggtccTCCTCAACATGCtacaaatgctgatgattgagcttaacatgaaTTTAACCTGGAAAATCCCTTTGAGGACAACACATGTATCCTCCAGCCAAGACAAAGCAAACAATTTGGTGTTCAGTTAAAAATCAAAAACTTACTTCCTCATTCCAGATATTTATGTTAATGAATTTCATTGGGTTACAAAAATGGTAATGTATTTGTGTGATTTTCTAAACTTTATTTatgttacgatcccctgttgtctgccccatgtttctcttgtcacctgtcatgaactacatttcccaaaaCACTTTTGGACTACCAAAACACCGATGGTGGGAGCTGCCAGAGACCTGAGATTACACCTGGCAGTGATTAgtgccgggaattgtgggaaatatagttcatgacaggtgacaagagaaacacggggcagacaacaggggaccgtaacaatttaattataatgttttttttttattatctatgtcttgctgtttttgaatagtgttttgtattgttgtgcactagaagctcctgtcaccgagacaaagtccttgtatgtgtaagctgATTCTGAAATTAGACTATTCTTTAGTAATTTGGCACACAATTGTTTCAAAATAGGGCCTTTTAATCGTGTCATTATGTTCTCATTTTTGGAAGGTGAACTATTTTAGTAGGTAATATAGAGCAGCTGAGGAAAGAATGACCAGTCTGGGAATAGCAGAGCTATACTTGGCTCATGCAGTCCAAAAATGCTTTACCTTCTGAAGTGAAGTAAACACAGATATTTGTTTCTGTTGGTGCTTTAGTCTGTCAGTCTACTTCTGTAGCCCTAAGATTGGCTAGTTACACAGACACGATAGGATAATCCCAGTTAACAAAGGCTGATGTCAGATTGGTCTGGCTCACCACAAATCCCTTTAGTTGAGGTAGGCAATGCAGGACTGGGTTGCAGACACTGCTGCAGAAGGAGTGAGGGAGTGTCTGCTGCCTGCTCTGAAATTTCCGCTAAATTCTTTGACGGGCTGACTCAGAACCTTTATACTTAGGTAGCCTAATTGACAAACCAAATGGAGCTTTGTGTGTGACCTGATACGCTCAAACTCAGTTGCGACATCTCCTCGTGAACGGGgccatttaaataacttttttagtTGCTCTGATATGGGGACTGTGCTTTCAATATCCCCAATATTAAACAAGGAGACCGTTCTGGATGAGGAAGGTAAGACGGTGAGTGAAACCAACGGGAAAATAGAGAAGTGCCTTAAGAAACATTCGCTGATCGTGTCTACTCTCACGTTTAAACAGCTGGTTAAAGCATCAGCTAAGACGAAAAGTGACAAGAATGTCACTCCAAATCCTGCTCCACTACCACCACTGACTAGCAACTGTCAGGTCGAGCATCTCAACCATGAGAACTTGAAGAAATCACAACAGTTGACCAACACTgatcaaaaaactaaaaatggaCCTCTTGCTGTACCCATCCCTACGGTTCCAACCCAGCTGGAGCTTCATCTCGATCAATACCAGATATCTCCAAAGGCGAAGCAACTGGTGACGGTTCAGAAACAGCCCAGCAGCCATTCGCTCATCTCCCCGAGATGCGTAATCATTCAGGCCTCCACCGGGGAGCTGCTCCGCTGCTTGGCAGAATATGTGTGCAAACGATGCTTCAAACTCAAGGAACTCAGTCCAAACGAGGTCATTCTCTGGTTCCGAAATGTGGACAGGAGTCTTCTTTTGCAGGGCTGGCAGGACCATGGGTTTATCACGCCCGCCAACCTCGTGTTCGTCTATCTGCTCTGTAGGGAAATGTTAACAGACGATGTTGACAACCCACGTGAACTTCAGGGGACCTTTCTGACCTGCCTCTTTCTGGCGTATTCATACATAGGGAATGAGATTTCTTACCCTCTCAAGCCCTTCATGATCGAGACCAACAAGGACGTGTTCTGGGAACGTTCTTTGGTTGTCATCGATAAACTGAGTGGCAAAATGCTGCAGATTAATATAGATCCGCACTTTTTCACAGAAGTTTTTCAAGACTTAAGAAATGAAGGGGATTCCAAGAAGGATGCAAGTGAACTGGATtgttaatatgatcatattctgCACAGTAGCTACAGATAGATTGAATATGTTCGTAAACTCTACTAGAGTGACTACTAAATTGTAATGTGTGGAGATCTACACGAGAAGATTAATCTTTTTTTATGTCACAGTTTTAGTGGATTTGTCTTAACAGTACTAGCCTAAACAAATACCCCGGTGTAGTGATTTACATTAGTCAAAATAGTTTCACCGGTGTAGCTGCAGTCCAATGCATGCTGAAAAGATTTGTATCTGTACAATTGTAAACACAGTTATCTATATAGTCAAAAAAGGGAAGGTAAAAACATACCAATATTTATTCCACATATTTGTAAATGTCAGTTATGGGTTATCTttcattatcctcctgagactAAGGGGAAAAAAGTACCCCAAATAATTTTTGTCAATCAACATtacgttattatttatttttatttagtttctccatcaatattcaataaaaagaatacattttttaaatcttgatacactttgtgaccagaaaaaagcatATTTTCCTGAAGGTGTGCCTAAGTCCCATTGTACCCTTTTCTCAGCCAATAATGTTTCATATGTACACATACTGTGAGCATTTctgaaaagggatagttcaccaaaaacgttcaccctcatgtttttccaaaactTGTATGTCATTCTTGCTTGGAAAGCAAAAGGAGATTTTGGTAAGCAGAGGTAAACATTCTGCCTACATTTCCTTTTATGTGTTTGTAAccacatgagggtaaattatgacagaatgttcctatttgggtgaactatcactttaaagccATCCCCATTACTATGTTTTAATTCATAACATTACCAAACATTACCACATGTGCTACTATATATGTTCTGTCTATTGTGCCAATATTTCTTATCGCTAAGCACTGACTGAGACAGAACTTCTGAATCATCAGTAAAcaagtgatttattttattttatatgtttttaggTTTCAAATGGACAGGATTACCCAAAGACCAAGCACAGAGATTAATTCCTTTTTTGTACTTGTTAAAATTGTTCCTTAATCTGGCAGcagcactgtaaaaaaaagtaattttaagggttaaagactgtaaaaatgcaacagaaagaaaaaagttaattGATTAACGAGTTTTAACTGTTAAATATAGAGtaaaaaatgttaatatatttgaAAAGACAATTACgtagtttttacaataacatgttgtaaaaattgtattttttagatgtaaaaagtatgattttcctgtataattaatataaaacatttacattatgtttaacaagagagtatatgtactttttacagtaaattattgttaaaattacagtaaaaatcaATATTCGggtgttcccacaattccctgtatGACCCAtcatactttattatattttatgggaatagttatgtttcttcttatttttaatattagttacgggtgttctgttttatatttaatgtagtttagttcatgttttctgcattattttaatttcacatgtgttaccctgatggtgtttggtgtttgtgtgagtgacactgagcacagTCTCTACATGTTTTTTGGTCATTGTTCCTGGAAGagacactattgatgaacttcatgtcatcatgtgccattctgtcattattactgTAATTAGAAATACCCTATAAATTATAAGCAGATTTTAACCGTTTCAGAAGGTTAAAATCAaacttatgacatttttatttttttactgtaaatgtagccttttttttttttagagtgccatcgtggtcatgtaaattacaacaattttaaaatgtcaaatgtacaggttgttctgtaaagttgtttacattttaaattgatttttttacatcattattctggcaattgttttgtttttgctttttgtttttgtaaaaacaatgGAATTTTTTTTGACAGTGAGGCTTTCTTCAGTAGTCCCTGTCATTTTGACCTTTTGACACTTGGGTTTGCCCGGGCTATATGTCAGAAGCATTACCTAACGCTTTCCACTACCTGATCTGAGATTAGTGGAAATTGTTATCTCAAGTAGAACATCAAAGTGTCAGTTGTAATAATCTGTTGGTGGATGAGTTAATGGAGACAAGTCTGTCTTTTCCCATGACCaggaatataaacaaaaaaattacatctcagctctgttcatAAACAGCCAAATAGATAGGCCTATTACTAATTTTACCATATATTCAAAACGTACTAAACAACCAAACAAACTTATAATAacatacaaaaccaaaacactcAGACTTTTATTACTAAGATTAAGATAATAACCCACTGGCATGCTTTCACTCTTTTTGCTCTCTCTGtgggagagtgtgagagagatgaAGGCTGTAGTCACTGGATCACACAGACAAATTCCAAATTCAAGGATGTACTGCTCATTAAGTGTCTGTAGGGGGCAGCCAGCCAACACTTCCCTCCTGTCACATAGTGTTGTGTTTATCAGAAAGCCTGTTTCACAATAGTTTCTGTAGCTTTTAGGTTGCTAATAACCCATGTTGACTGATCTCTCTTAAACTTACTTCAATGTTAGTATTTATTCCTGTCCCAGTGTGGCACCATGCTAATAAATGGTGTTGTTAGTAGGCTAACTAATGCATTGGGTAATTTTTTGTCTAGTGCTTAAAACCATTTAAACAAAGTGAGTAATTTATAATGAAGGAATGAAGCAGGACTTGTTttgatattgttcatttttatccATGATTTAGAGCAAAATATATAGGTGGAAATGTCCTCCACCCACCTGTGTGTTCTGCATTCTTAGCACAGATAATGTCCAGATTACCTCTTATAAGATCTTCACCTACTCAATGACACTCTACAGCTCAGGAGAGCCTATTATAAAAGTGATTTAGCTCAGGGAGTACTGAGGAGTCCTATGGGgttattgaaatgttttatatttccTTCTCTCTACCTTTtacaaataagatttttttttagttaCTAATGCCCAACAGAGAAGTCCAATTGGTATGCAAACATTATATTGCATTATTTCCCAGACTaccagggccggttctagacatttggagaccctaggcaaaatgtattttggaggccccccgccatgccctcctcccctccacctttcagaattcaggagttcacacttacatcaaattaaatagagtaaagattatgcgtatttggcatgctgtccaggggagggctccaggctctgaattttggccagatttacacagtattacattggattgcattgtattttggattgttgtttacatccaataagagattattaaaaatcaaagtgaggagatgggggcggtggagggatgctgataaactgtcaatgaacagaggtaagtctgcagtatatatacctcttatctcattgattatctgaatgtgctcctcccgaactttgttaataaaacataatttaataaaaaagacttgaaaacaaatatgattcctaaccattttatttatacaaaacctgttatcagtatttttatatttttacttaaatgtgcatattaatgtaactttaattaacgtaaacaaacaaaaaatcatctgaaaagtcatctttttttttttagcagtcaggaagtttttgcagtaatttgttctgcatttttacattaaaaaaaccccattgttttgtatgttttttaagcaattggaattgtggagacactagaaatgtccttataaactatagcataatacccttgaaattaccagtttataaccttataacaatgtcctcgtaaaccacccaaacctgcacacacacacacacacacacacacacacacatacaaatgatAAATAGATCAGACGTTCTgttaatttacaatattacaattttaatgtatTGTTTCAAACAAATTACATTAGCCAAATAAACAACATAGTGAAAAGAAGAATGACATGGGCGAGGATCCTTGAATCCCTGCGTGTatggaccacacacacacacacacacacacacacacacacacacacacacaaattattcgATATCTCttttttttggaatgcccaatttggAGACGTATTCCTCCATCGGTGTTAAATAAATAATCCCAGATCAATGCGCATTATAGTGTTGAACACTAATTTGCTCAGTTTCAAAAGTGCAGCATCCGAAAACTCACACTTTATTTTACTAGTTTTGTAGACTATTCCCgaattattttcatttgatcTCGTACTGATCTCCAGCATTAGGCTTACAttaattttatcatttatttttaccGAAGTTTCGCGAGTTATCATATAGATATATACATCTTAATTCAAGCAAAACTTAGTTCAACTGATGCTAAATGAAAAACGATGATTAAAGCAACAGAGTGCTGATGGGATCGTTTGTTGTCCATGAGATGGCGCTAAATTGCTTTCATAGTGATGATCAACATCAACAGCCAACAAAATATCGTGCTCAAACTCACACTTTAACTCAAATTAcgtgtttattaattattattttttagaccTAAATTATGTGTTTATTGGTAATTAATAAAGTATAATTTGCCTTTTAATCTGCCGTGATGTATAGTCCTCGGTTGGTTGCGTTTAATGAATTTTTGAAAAGTTGGTCTTATGTCCGCGCTCCATGCGCACTCTTGACGCATATATACAAAAATCAGTTATagtg
The Xyrauchen texanus isolate HMW12.3.18 chromosome 14, RBS_HiC_50CHRs, whole genome shotgun sequence genome window above contains:
- the LOC127654816 gene encoding cyclin-dependent kinase 5 activator 1-like — its product is MGTVLSISPILNKETVLDEEGKTVSETNGKIEKCLKKHSLIVSTLTFKQLVKASAKTKSDKNVTPNPAPLPPLTSNCQVEHLNHENLKKSQQLTNTDQKTKNGPLAVPIPTVPTQLELHLDQYQISPKAKQLVTVQKQPSSHSLISPRCVIIQASTGELLRCLAEYVCKRCFKLKELSPNEVILWFRNVDRSLLLQGWQDHGFITPANLVFVYLLCREMLTDDVDNPRELQGTFLTCLFLAYSYIGNEISYPLKPFMIETNKDVFWERSLVVIDKLSGKMLQINIDPHFFTEVFQDLRNEGDSKKDASELDC